One Neoarius graeffei isolate fNeoGra1 chromosome 19, fNeoGra1.pri, whole genome shotgun sequence genomic region harbors:
- the sqlea gene encoding squalene monooxygenase isoform X2 — protein sequence MWTFLGIASFTYVYKKSDVFVFLARRELLIAALVLLAVGAIILTFHRYHWGIKTFHLLRLLLEILSVLPFILKIIHKSDITQRNNAAEENKKVSYHARVRTKEAALNTESTSECGSTGEPEPDVIIVGAGVLGSAMAAVLAQDGWKVCVVERDLREPDRIVGELLQPGGYRALKELGLEGAVEGLDAHVVSGYVIHDKESLSEVEIPYPQDECGRAFHHGRFIMGLRRAALKEPNVMFVEGTVTSLQEEDDCVTGVQYREKDTGKIKEIRAPLTVVADGCFSKFRKNLVSGKVKVCSHFVGCLMKDCPQFKSNHAELVLTNLSPILIYQISSNETRILVDIRGEMPRDLSKYMVEIYPQLPRHLQEPFMLALQNDRLRTMPASFLPPSPVNKPGVLLLGDAYNMRHPLTGGGMSVVLNDIRIWRELLRNVPDLYDDNAMLQAKKKFYWERKSSHSFVVNVLAQALYELFAGTDSSLHQLRTACFQYFKLGGRCVNGPVGLLSVLKPKPMTLIGHFFAVALYAMYFSFKSESWLMKPRALVNSGTILYHACAIMFPLIYSELKYLVY from the exons ATGTGGACTTTTTTGGGGATAGCAAGCTTCAcatatgtgtacaaaaaaagcgACGTGTTTGTGTTTTTAGCTCGCAGAGAGCTGCTGATTGCTGCACTGGTTTTACTGGCAGTGGGAGCAATAATACTCACCTTCCACAGGTACCACTGGGGGATAAAAACATTTCACTTGTTACGGCTACTGTTGGAAATCTTATCAGTTCTACCTTTCATTCTTAAAATCATCCACAAGTCAGACATTACTCAAAGAAACAATGCAGCAGAGGAGAACAAAAAGGTAAGTTACCATGCT CGAGTAAGAACCAAAGAAGCAGCACTAAACACAGAAAGTACCTCAGAGTGTGGGTCCACTGGTGAGCCGGAGCCAGACGTCATCATCGTGGGTGCTGGTGTGCTGGGTTCTGCCATGGCGGCCGTGTTGGCGCAAGATGGCTGGAAGGTTTGCGTGGTGGAGAGAGATCTGCGTGAACCGGACAGAATCGTGGGGGAGCTTTTGCAGCCAGGTGGCTACCGGGCACTCAAAGAGCTGGGTCTGGAGG GTGCTGTAGAGGGCCTGGATGCTCATGTAGTCAGTGGGTATGTAATCCATGACAaagagagtctctcagaagtggaGATCCCTTACCCACAAGATGAGTGTGGCCGAGCGTTCCACCATGGTCGCTTTATCATGGGCCTGCGACGTGCTGCTCTCAAAGAACCCAA TGTGATGTTTGTGGAGGGCACAGTAACCAGTCTGCAGGAGGAGGATGACTGTGTGACAGGAGTTCAGTATCGTGAGAAGGACACTGGGAAGATCaag GAGATCCGTGCTCCTCTGACGGTGGTCGCTGATGGCTGTTTCTCCAAATTCCGTAAGAATCTCGTGTCTGGAAAAGTCAAGGTCTGCTCACATTTTGTTGGCTGCTTAATGAAG GATTGTCCTCAGTTTAAGTCCAATCATGCAGAGCTGGTGCTGACAAACCTCAGTCCCATCCTGATCTACCAGATCTCCTCCAACGAGACCAGAATTTTGGTGGACATCAGGGGAGAGATGCCCCGAGACCTGTCCAAGTACATGGTGGAGATTTATCCTCAGCTACCAA GACATTTACAGGAGCCCTTTATGCTCGCTCTGCAGAACGACCGTCTGAGGACGATGCCTGCAAGCTTCCTGCCACCTTCTCCAGTCAACAAACCAG GAGTGCTGCTTCTGGGAGACGCCTACAACATGAGGCATCCTCTCACCGGCGGGGGGATGAGTGTGGTACTCAATGACATCCGCATATGGAGAGAGCTGCTCAGGAACGTTCCAGATCTGTATGATGACAACGCCATGCTTCAG GCAAAGAAGAAATTCTACTGGGAGCGCAAGTCATCACACTCATTTGTCGTGAATGTGCTGGCTCAAGCTCTTTATGAGCTGTTCGCAGGAACAGACA gTTCTCTGCACCAGTTAAGAACAGCCTGCTTCCAGTACTTCAAGCTGGGTGGAAGATGTGTCAATGGACCAGTAGGTCTGCTGTCTGT GTTAAAGCCGAAGCCCATGACTCTGATTGGACACTTCTTCGCTGTAGCCTTGTACGCCATGTACTTCAGTTTCAAATCAGAGTCGTGGCTGATGAAACCAAGGGCCTTGGTGAACAGTGGAACAATTCTTTACCATGCCTGCGCCATTATGTTCCCCCTCATCTATTCAGAGCTGAAGTACCTGGTGTACTGA
- the sqlea gene encoding squalene monooxygenase isoform X1, with protein MWTFLGIASFTYVYKKSDVFVFLARRELLIAALVLLAVGAIILTFHRYHWGIKTFHLLRLLLEILSVLPFILKIIHKSDITQRNNAAEENKKGATRRKRVRTKEAALNTESTSECGSTGEPEPDVIIVGAGVLGSAMAAVLAQDGWKVCVVERDLREPDRIVGELLQPGGYRALKELGLEGAVEGLDAHVVSGYVIHDKESLSEVEIPYPQDECGRAFHHGRFIMGLRRAALKEPNVMFVEGTVTSLQEEDDCVTGVQYREKDTGKIKEIRAPLTVVADGCFSKFRKNLVSGKVKVCSHFVGCLMKDCPQFKSNHAELVLTNLSPILIYQISSNETRILVDIRGEMPRDLSKYMVEIYPQLPRHLQEPFMLALQNDRLRTMPASFLPPSPVNKPGVLLLGDAYNMRHPLTGGGMSVVLNDIRIWRELLRNVPDLYDDNAMLQAKKKFYWERKSSHSFVVNVLAQALYELFAGTDSSLHQLRTACFQYFKLGGRCVNGPVGLLSVLKPKPMTLIGHFFAVALYAMYFSFKSESWLMKPRALVNSGTILYHACAIMFPLIYSELKYLVY; from the exons ATGTGGACTTTTTTGGGGATAGCAAGCTTCAcatatgtgtacaaaaaaagcgACGTGTTTGTGTTTTTAGCTCGCAGAGAGCTGCTGATTGCTGCACTGGTTTTACTGGCAGTGGGAGCAATAATACTCACCTTCCACAGGTACCACTGGGGGATAAAAACATTTCACTTGTTACGGCTACTGTTGGAAATCTTATCAGTTCTACCTTTCATTCTTAAAATCATCCACAAGTCAGACATTACTCAAAGAAACAATGCAGCAGAGGAGAACAAAAAG GGAGCTACCAGGAGGAAGCGAGTAAGAACCAAAGAAGCAGCACTAAACACAGAAAGTACCTCAGAGTGTGGGTCCACTGGTGAGCCGGAGCCAGACGTCATCATCGTGGGTGCTGGTGTGCTGGGTTCTGCCATGGCGGCCGTGTTGGCGCAAGATGGCTGGAAGGTTTGCGTGGTGGAGAGAGATCTGCGTGAACCGGACAGAATCGTGGGGGAGCTTTTGCAGCCAGGTGGCTACCGGGCACTCAAAGAGCTGGGTCTGGAGG GTGCTGTAGAGGGCCTGGATGCTCATGTAGTCAGTGGGTATGTAATCCATGACAaagagagtctctcagaagtggaGATCCCTTACCCACAAGATGAGTGTGGCCGAGCGTTCCACCATGGTCGCTTTATCATGGGCCTGCGACGTGCTGCTCTCAAAGAACCCAA TGTGATGTTTGTGGAGGGCACAGTAACCAGTCTGCAGGAGGAGGATGACTGTGTGACAGGAGTTCAGTATCGTGAGAAGGACACTGGGAAGATCaag GAGATCCGTGCTCCTCTGACGGTGGTCGCTGATGGCTGTTTCTCCAAATTCCGTAAGAATCTCGTGTCTGGAAAAGTCAAGGTCTGCTCACATTTTGTTGGCTGCTTAATGAAG GATTGTCCTCAGTTTAAGTCCAATCATGCAGAGCTGGTGCTGACAAACCTCAGTCCCATCCTGATCTACCAGATCTCCTCCAACGAGACCAGAATTTTGGTGGACATCAGGGGAGAGATGCCCCGAGACCTGTCCAAGTACATGGTGGAGATTTATCCTCAGCTACCAA GACATTTACAGGAGCCCTTTATGCTCGCTCTGCAGAACGACCGTCTGAGGACGATGCCTGCAAGCTTCCTGCCACCTTCTCCAGTCAACAAACCAG GAGTGCTGCTTCTGGGAGACGCCTACAACATGAGGCATCCTCTCACCGGCGGGGGGATGAGTGTGGTACTCAATGACATCCGCATATGGAGAGAGCTGCTCAGGAACGTTCCAGATCTGTATGATGACAACGCCATGCTTCAG GCAAAGAAGAAATTCTACTGGGAGCGCAAGTCATCACACTCATTTGTCGTGAATGTGCTGGCTCAAGCTCTTTATGAGCTGTTCGCAGGAACAGACA gTTCTCTGCACCAGTTAAGAACAGCCTGCTTCCAGTACTTCAAGCTGGGTGGAAGATGTGTCAATGGACCAGTAGGTCTGCTGTCTGT GTTAAAGCCGAAGCCCATGACTCTGATTGGACACTTCTTCGCTGTAGCCTTGTACGCCATGTACTTCAGTTTCAAATCAGAGTCGTGGCTGATGAAACCAAGGGCCTTGGTGAACAGTGGAACAATTCTTTACCATGCCTGCGCCATTATGTTCCCCCTCATCTATTCAGAGCTGAAGTACCTGGTGTACTGA